The following proteins are co-located in the Planctomycetota bacterium genome:
- a CDS encoding PEP-CTERM sorting domain-containing protein, giving the protein MVTRRELPVVVLLAVFLCLPAANATPIFRIGTQAEWQAALSDGRIKPVPGPVFEQMVREEEAWPPEYQSALFFTPELYVMGSPWQGEPGLVMAWGPPEPLGQDTRMAAAWDYVYPQDPNLKNTVIEFSIFPPVVSTLFSLNIVDQFGNYREWIWHAGGPGEVPAGQWSTLVIDPVTGASNWPTFAGSPFIHNVPGSAFDLSSITILRFDENITGGFSNFFPPPEGGQGLPPFWVWNAWDHVAVQPEPSTLLLIGGGLLALAGRRRKRG; this is encoded by the coding sequence ATGGTTACTCGGAGAGAGTTACCCGTTGTCGTCCTCCTCGCCGTCTTCCTGTGTCTGCCGGCTGCCAATGCGACGCCGATCTTCCGAATCGGCACCCAGGCAGAATGGCAGGCGGCCCTGAGCGACGGGCGCATCAAGCCGGTGCCGGGGCCCGTGTTCGAGCAGATGGTTCGGGAGGAGGAGGCATGGCCCCCCGAGTACCAATCGGCCCTCTTCTTCACGCCTGAACTCTACGTGATGGGCAGCCCGTGGCAAGGTGAGCCGGGTCTGGTCATGGCGTGGGGGCCGCCCGAGCCGCTGGGGCAAGACACACGGATGGCCGCAGCCTGGGACTACGTGTATCCCCAGGACCCCAACCTCAAGAACACGGTGATCGAGTTCTCGATCTTCCCGCCGGTGGTCAGCACGCTCTTCTCGCTGAACATCGTGGACCAGTTCGGCAACTACCGCGAATGGATCTGGCACGCGGGCGGGCCGGGCGAGGTGCCGGCAGGCCAGTGGTCCACGCTCGTGATTGACCCGGTCACGGGGGCGTCCAACTGGCCCACCTTCGCCGGCTCGCCATTCATCCACAACGTGCCGGGCAGCGCCTTCGACCTCTCGAGCATCACCATCCTGCGCTTCGACGAGAACATCACGGGCGGGTTCAGCAACTTCTTCCCGCCCCCGGAAGGGGGCCAGGGTTTGCCGCCGTTCTGGGTATGGAACGCCTGGGACCACGTCGCGGTTCAGCCCGAGCCGTCCACCCTCCTGCTCATCGGAGGGGGCCTGCTGGCCCTGGCCGGCAGGCGACGCAAGCGCGGCTAG
- a CDS encoding VCBS repeat-containing protein, whose amino-acid sequence MASQSAGSRFQMARHAAGGTRHATLARSRTARYASCILALALLLAPGASLAYIEAAFTLGKLIADSTNILLCRVESVDKEKNLIVYRKVRDIKGTHPGDVIKHNIGRGGFHPREWQNIMAWAEPGQQAVFFHNGGAGEMCIQNYWYQVYAGEWWALSHAEPFLLRSYAGKPERLVPYVTAILAGQEVIVPCMVDDKQACHLRNGKIQRMKASLKLQDYNPQRDFVGWGGEEFGPILGMPGFTHYSSVTRVDPEAGGIAPADFDGDGKMDFCLFGAGRVAVLQNGGTSLNEVSLPLGTGAYAAAWADYDGDGKLDLLLATPLGPKLFRNEGEAKFTDVSRGLPRQDYYNTTAAAWIDYDGNQRPDILLADGFQGLRLYRNIAHEAPKADAPKVGKWYYAGPFDNTERRGFDAVYPPERGVDLKAEYQGKNNQKVTWKEGPFTDGQISNLALFTPESNDNAAVYVYREFDLPGAMDLPVSLGSDDTLTVWLNGQKVHAENTDRGCAPDQAKLTLKMQAGKNKLLMKICNGSGEFAFYFATPQEIAPPVPPLFEDVSDKMGLGLHGLAGRLKGDHLAVADVNGDGREDFLYSAGTGYLVLNLPTGFAGAANSGIAYQAGRVAPVFGDFDGDKAPDLFVPQGAAGGKLFRNDGQGRFTDVTAKAGDLALPLGHVACATWADVNNRGRLDLLLGCLKGPNRYLKNNGNGTFTDATDELGLRYRIFNTRGVAVLDFNRDKVPDVVFNNEGQESAIFLGDPARLAAATRLAQGK is encoded by the coding sequence GTGGCATCACAGAGCGCAGGTTCCAGATTCCAGATGGCGCGGCACGCGGCAGGTGGTACACGGCACGCGACCCTGGCCAGGTCACGCACCGCACGGTACGCGTCCTGCATCCTCGCGCTGGCCCTCCTGCTGGCCCCCGGCGCGTCCCTCGCCTACATCGAGGCCGCCTTCACGCTCGGCAAGCTGATCGCCGACTCGACCAACATCCTCCTGTGCCGTGTCGAGAGTGTGGACAAGGAGAAAAACCTCATCGTCTACCGCAAGGTGCGCGACATCAAGGGCACGCATCCGGGCGACGTGATCAAGCACAACATCGGCCGCGGCGGCTTCCATCCCCGCGAGTGGCAGAACATCATGGCCTGGGCCGAGCCGGGCCAGCAGGCCGTCTTCTTCCACAACGGCGGCGCCGGCGAAATGTGCATCCAGAACTACTGGTACCAGGTCTACGCCGGCGAATGGTGGGCCCTCAGCCACGCCGAGCCCTTCCTCCTGCGCTCCTACGCCGGCAAGCCCGAGAGGCTGGTCCCCTACGTCACCGCCATCCTCGCCGGCCAGGAGGTCATCGTGCCGTGCATGGTGGACGACAAGCAGGCCTGCCACCTGCGCAACGGCAAGATCCAGCGCATGAAGGCCAGCCTGAAGCTCCAGGATTACAACCCCCAGCGCGACTTCGTCGGCTGGGGCGGCGAGGAATTCGGCCCCATCCTCGGCATGCCCGGCTTCACCCACTACTCCTCGGTCACCCGCGTGGACCCCGAGGCCGGCGGCATCGCGCCCGCCGACTTCGACGGCGATGGAAAGATGGACTTCTGTCTCTTCGGCGCAGGCCGCGTCGCCGTGCTCCAGAACGGCGGCACATCGCTCAACGAGGTGTCGCTGCCCCTCGGCACCGGCGCCTACGCCGCCGCCTGGGCCGACTACGACGGCGACGGCAAGCTCGACCTCCTCCTCGCCACCCCCCTCGGCCCCAAGCTCTTCCGCAACGAGGGCGAGGCCAAGTTCACCGACGTGAGCCGCGGCCTCCCCCGCCAGGACTACTACAACACCACGGCCGCCGCCTGGATTGACTACGACGGCAACCAGCGCCCCGACATCCTGCTCGCCGACGGCTTCCAGGGCCTGCGCCTCTACCGCAACATCGCCCACGAGGCCCCCAAGGCCGACGCGCCCAAGGTGGGCAAGTGGTACTACGCCGGCCCCTTCGACAACACCGAACGCCGCGGCTTCGACGCCGTCTATCCCCCCGAGCGCGGCGTGGACCTCAAGGCCGAATACCAGGGCAAGAACAACCAGAAGGTCACCTGGAAGGAAGGCCCCTTCACCGACGGCCAGATCAGCAACCTCGCCCTCTTCACCCCCGAGTCCAATGACAACGCCGCCGTCTACGTCTACCGCGAGTTCGACCTCCCCGGCGCCATGGACCTGCCCGTCTCCCTCGGCAGCGACGACACGCTCACCGTGTGGCTCAACGGCCAGAAGGTCCACGCCGAAAACACCGACCGCGGCTGCGCGCCCGACCAGGCCAAACTCACCCTCAAGATGCAGGCCGGCAAGAACAAGCTCCTCATGAAAATCTGCAACGGCTCCGGCGAGTTCGCCTTCTACTTCGCCACCCCCCAGGAGATCGCCCCGCCCGTGCCGCCGCTCTTCGAGGACGTGTCGGACAAGATGGGCCTCGGCCTCCACGGCCTCGCGGGCCGCCTCAAAGGCGACCACCTGGCCGTGGCCGACGTGAACGGCGACGGGCGCGAGGACTTCCTCTACAGCGCCGGCACCGGCTACCTCGTGCTCAACCTGCCCACCGGCTTCGCCGGCGCGGCCAACTCGGGCATCGCCTACCAGGCCGGCCGCGTGGCCCCCGTGTTCGGCGACTTCGACGGCGACAAGGCCCCCGACCTCTTCGTGCCCCAGGGCGCGGCCGGCGGCAAGCTCTTCCGCAACGACGGCCAGGGCCGCTTCACCGACGTCACGGCCAAGGCCGGCGACCTCGCCCTGCCCCTCGGCCACGTGGCCTGCGCCACCTGGGCCGACGTCAACAACCGCGGCCGCCTCGACCTCCTCCTCGGCTGCCTCAAAGGACCCAACCGCTACCTCAAGAACAACGGCAACGGCACCTTCACCGACGCGACCGACGAACTCGGCCTCCGCTACCGCATCTTCAACACCCGCGGCGTCGCCGTGCTCGACTTCAACCGCGACAAGGTGCCCGACGTTGTGTTCAACAACGAGGGCCAGGAATCGGCCATCTTCCTGGGCGACCCCGCCCGCCTGGCCGCTGCCACCCGTTTGGCCCAGGGCAAGTGA
- a CDS encoding PQQ-binding-like beta-propeller repeat protein — MRSALRTPHFALAALLFACAAQSADWPTHRGNPERTGCLDGQPGPKAGKVHWVFKAQQHFIASPVPLGKTLLVSGLGAFNTGVFHVLHTDADAPQRIVWSKSAPFLKLPMVCSPAVVEGLIVFGDGMHQTDGAILYALKADTGRPLWQLPLPGKLVHLEGAPTVHNGRVYAGGGEAGILCVDLKRVTLDGNEQDLTAIEKLIAQRWAELTARYEEEKKKDPQFAIPPSEDALPKPAPKLLWRQGEGKWHVDAPVAVAGDRVLAGSAYIEEDKVGKCALVCLNANDGSLLWETPLKINPWAGPTVIGNLVLVGCSSIRFDKKLIPKAQGEVLALDLGNGQIKWRKDLPGGVLSAIAVQGDLAVFTCTDGRVRAWNVQTGEQKWEFLAPNPFFAGPALAGETVYVADLKCVLYAVGLADGKVQWTLDVAADPAVQAPGMVFGSPLVHGGDLYLATCNLEGTSAADVPCAVVCVSDKAGAAQKPVATFHVDKKRRRIEIPAHIAPRKLPNLQEIYPLEVVATFPAPHGQKAHETVVTFEVKPSDIHKALEQLGLKPGSPARGDESPATGPEVNIFLAVPGFIEGKPRLLPMERTMVDRRTGKTLPPLKWHFTGSVMRQPDPDKPLKTYGADLGGTLITLFPVTDETVFQTNLTMKDSTLLRMETNKYVLPDEGAPVTLIIEAK; from the coding sequence ATGAGATCCGCACTCCGCACTCCGCACTTCGCACTGGCCGCCTTGCTCTTCGCCTGCGCGGCCCAGAGCGCCGACTGGCCGACCCACCGCGGCAACCCCGAACGCACCGGCTGCCTCGACGGCCAGCCCGGCCCCAAGGCCGGCAAGGTGCACTGGGTCTTCAAGGCCCAGCAGCACTTCATCGCATCGCCCGTGCCGCTCGGCAAGACGCTCCTTGTCTCAGGCCTCGGCGCCTTCAACACCGGCGTCTTCCACGTCCTCCACACCGACGCCGACGCGCCCCAGCGCATCGTGTGGTCGAAAAGCGCCCCCTTCCTCAAACTCCCCATGGTCTGCTCGCCGGCCGTGGTCGAGGGCCTGATCGTGTTCGGCGACGGCATGCACCAGACCGACGGGGCCATCCTCTACGCCCTCAAGGCCGACACGGGCCGTCCCCTCTGGCAGCTCCCCTTGCCAGGCAAACTGGTCCACCTCGAAGGCGCGCCCACCGTTCACAACGGCCGCGTCTACGCCGGCGGCGGCGAGGCGGGCATCCTGTGCGTGGACCTCAAGCGCGTGACCCTCGACGGCAACGAGCAGGACCTGACGGCCATCGAGAAGCTCATCGCCCAGCGCTGGGCCGAGCTCACCGCCCGCTACGAGGAGGAGAAGAAGAAGGACCCCCAGTTCGCCATCCCGCCCAGCGAGGACGCGCTGCCCAAGCCCGCCCCCAAGCTCCTCTGGCGCCAGGGCGAGGGCAAGTGGCACGTGGACGCCCCCGTCGCCGTCGCCGGCGACCGGGTGCTCGCCGGCTCCGCCTACATCGAGGAAGACAAGGTCGGCAAGTGCGCGCTCGTGTGCCTCAACGCCAACGACGGCAGCCTCCTCTGGGAGACGCCGCTGAAGATCAACCCCTGGGCCGGCCCCACCGTCATCGGCAACCTCGTGCTCGTCGGGTGCAGCAGCATCCGCTTCGACAAGAAGCTCATCCCCAAGGCCCAGGGCGAAGTGCTCGCCCTCGACCTCGGCAACGGCCAGATCAAGTGGCGCAAGGACCTGCCCGGCGGCGTCCTCTCCGCCATCGCTGTCCAGGGCGACCTCGCCGTCTTCACCTGCACCGACGGCCGCGTGCGGGCCTGGAACGTCCAGACCGGCGAACAGAAGTGGGAGTTCCTCGCTCCCAACCCCTTCTTCGCCGGGCCGGCCCTCGCCGGCGAAACCGTATACGTCGCCGACCTCAAGTGCGTGCTCTATGCCGTGGGACTGGCCGACGGCAAGGTGCAGTGGACCCTCGACGTGGCGGCCGACCCCGCCGTGCAGGCGCCGGGCATGGTGTTCGGCTCGCCCCTCGTGCACGGCGGCGACCTGTACCTCGCCACGTGCAACCTCGAGGGCACCTCGGCCGCCGACGTCCCCTGCGCCGTCGTCTGCGTCTCTGACAAAGCCGGCGCCGCCCAGAAACCCGTCGCCACGTTCCACGTGGACAAGAAACGCCGCCGCATCGAAATCCCCGCCCACATCGCCCCGCGCAAGCTGCCCAACCTCCAGGAAATCTACCCCCTCGAGGTCGTCGCCACCTTCCCCGCGCCCCACGGCCAGAAGGCCCACGAAACCGTCGTCACCTTCGAGGTCAAACCCAGCGACATCCACAAGGCCCTCGAACAGCTCGGCCTCAAGCCCGGCAGCCCCGCACGCGGCGACGAGAGCCCCGCCACAGGCCCCGAGGTGAACATCTTCCTCGCCGTCCCGGGCTTCATCGAGGGCAAGCCGCGTCTCCTGCCGATGGAACGCACGATGGTGGACCGCCGCACCGGCAAGACCCTGCCCCCCCTCAAGTGGCACTTCACCGGCTCCGTGATGCGCCAGCCCGACCCCGACAAACCGCTCAAGACCTACGGCGCCGACCTCGGCGGCACCCTCATCACCCTCTTCCCCGTCACCGACGAAACCGTGTTCCAGACCAATCTCACGATGAAGGATTCCACGCTCCTGCGCATGGAGACCAACAAGTACGTGCTGCCCGACGAAGGCGCCCCCGTGACCCTCATCATCGAGGCCAAGTAG
- a CDS encoding family 10 glycosylhydrolase: MFRTFSILFAVAAAARAVEPPPKANYPLADDLAQPAAWKPMWGTAPAEAAAIEGRRALRLPCNFQGTKHDRASWDRELKLDLTACQGLQFDVYCADASPVSQFSLYLRSGGGWYATSFAPEAAGQWARVKIEKTDTRMEETPAGWGSVDTIRISAWRGANRDTEFFIANLGLLGADAPIAILRGESVAKTRPDEAQSVATFTKAVADTLDRLGLAYAVISDLDVTVERLKGKKIAILPHNPGLLDPVAAAIGDFLRGGGRLISFYAPPWQLRDLVGIAGGDHVPQKYRGHFAEIRKAGDGLAGMPPAARQLSWNILRVQPVEGKSRVVANWFNDRGEPTGEPAIIVSEHAIHMTHVLLSDDLANKDRLVLAMLGHFEPKLWEQVANAAIQRIGQFGRFEYLDGAARALRDKAVRLVAEREFPGAIATAAEAHQAAIAAYCAAQKPLRGEHRAFWCHSAFGPAGMEWDESIKVLAENGFTAILPNMLWGGLAYYESSVLPVAPEVKEKGDQIARCVAACRKHHVECHVWKVNYNMGWNAPKDFLARMKAEGRTQVMFGGKPEPTWLCPSHPDNQRLEIDAMVEVATKYDVDGVHFDYIRYPGPEGCFCPGCRDRFEKAIGAKVANWPADTRKDDAIRQKWLDFRREQITKVVSATAEQVRKAKPKVKISAAVFPNWAVDRDNVGQDWKLWCEQGWLDFVCPMDYTPHIASFENLVKQQTEWAGKVPCYPGIGLGVWPPGDNIVKLIDFIGVTRKLGTRGFTIFEYRAPEARDIVPLCGKGITRRE, encoded by the coding sequence ATGTTCAGGACGTTCAGCATCCTGTTTGCCGTCGCCGCGGCCGCGCGGGCGGTCGAGCCGCCGCCCAAGGCCAACTACCCGCTCGCCGACGACCTCGCCCAGCCCGCCGCCTGGAAGCCCATGTGGGGCACGGCCCCCGCCGAGGCCGCGGCCATCGAGGGCCGCCGCGCGCTCCGCCTGCCCTGCAACTTCCAGGGCACGAAGCACGACCGCGCCTCCTGGGACCGCGAGCTCAAGCTCGACCTCACGGCTTGCCAGGGACTCCAGTTCGACGTCTACTGCGCCGACGCGTCGCCCGTGTCGCAGTTCAGCCTCTACCTTCGCAGCGGCGGCGGCTGGTATGCCACCAGCTTCGCCCCCGAGGCCGCGGGCCAGTGGGCCCGCGTGAAGATCGAGAAGACCGATACGCGAATGGAGGAGACCCCCGCCGGCTGGGGCTCGGTGGACACGATTCGCATCTCCGCCTGGCGCGGGGCGAACCGCGACACGGAGTTCTTCATCGCCAACCTGGGCCTCCTGGGCGCCGACGCGCCCATCGCCATCCTCCGCGGCGAATCGGTCGCCAAGACCCGCCCCGACGAAGCCCAGTCCGTCGCCACCTTCACCAAGGCCGTGGCCGACACCCTCGACCGCCTCGGCCTCGCCTACGCCGTCATCAGCGACCTCGATGTCACCGTCGAACGCCTCAAGGGCAAGAAGATCGCCATCCTGCCCCACAACCCCGGCCTGCTCGACCCCGTGGCCGCGGCCATTGGCGACTTCCTGCGCGGTGGCGGCAGGCTCATCTCCTTCTACGCCCCGCCGTGGCAGCTCCGCGACCTCGTGGGTATCGCGGGCGGCGACCACGTGCCGCAGAAGTATCGCGGCCACTTCGCCGAAATCCGCAAGGCCGGCGACGGCTTGGCGGGAATGCCGCCGGCGGCCAGGCAGCTCTCGTGGAACATCCTCCGGGTCCAACCCGTCGAGGGCAAGAGCCGCGTCGTTGCCAACTGGTTCAACGACAGGGGCGAGCCGACCGGGGAGCCGGCCATTATCGTCTCCGAACACGCGATCCACATGACCCACGTCCTTCTCTCCGACGACCTGGCGAACAAGGACCGCCTCGTTCTCGCCATGCTCGGCCACTTCGAGCCGAAGCTCTGGGAGCAGGTGGCGAACGCGGCCATCCAGCGAATCGGCCAGTTCGGGCGATTCGAGTACCTCGATGGTGCGGCGAGGGCGCTCAGGGACAAGGCGGTTCGGCTGGTCGCGGAGAGAGAGTTCCCGGGGGCCATCGCCACCGCCGCCGAAGCCCATCAGGCCGCCATCGCCGCCTACTGCGCCGCGCAGAAGCCCCTCAGGGGCGAGCACCGGGCCTTCTGGTGCCACAGCGCCTTCGGGCCGGCGGGGATGGAGTGGGACGAATCCATCAAGGTCCTGGCCGAGAACGGCTTCACCGCCATCCTGCCCAACATGCTCTGGGGCGGCCTGGCCTACTACGAAAGCTCCGTGCTGCCCGTCGCGCCCGAGGTGAAGGAGAAGGGCGACCAGATCGCCCGCTGCGTCGCCGCCTGCCGCAAACACCACGTCGAGTGCCACGTCTGGAAGGTCAACTACAACATGGGCTGGAACGCCCCGAAGGACTTCCTCGCGCGAATGAAGGCCGAGGGGCGCACCCAGGTGATGTTCGGCGGCAAGCCCGAGCCGACCTGGCTCTGCCCCTCCCACCCCGACAACCAGAGGCTCGAGATTGATGCGATGGTGGAGGTCGCCACCAAGTACGACGTGGACGGCGTTCACTTCGACTACATCCGCTACCCCGGCCCCGAGGGCTGCTTCTGCCCCGGCTGCCGCGATCGCTTTGAGAAGGCCATCGGGGCGAAGGTCGCCAACTGGCCCGCCGACACGCGAAAGGATGATGCGATTCGCCAGAAATGGCTCGACTTCCGCCGCGAGCAGATCACCAAAGTCGTCTCCGCCACCGCCGAACAGGTCCGCAAGGCCAAGCCCAAGGTGAAGATCTCCGCCGCCGTCTTCCCCAACTGGGCCGTGGACCGCGACAACGTGGGCCAGGACTGGAAGCTCTGGTGCGAGCAGGGCTGGCTCGACTTCGTGTGCCCGATGGACTACACGCCGCACATCGCGTCGTTCGAGAACCTCGTGAAGCAGCAGACCGAGTGGGCGGGCAAGGTGCCCTGCTATCCCGGCATCGGCCTGGGCGTCTGGCCCCCGGGCGACAACATCGTGAAGCTGATCGACTTCATCGGCGTCACGCGGAAGCTGGGCACGAGGGGCTTCACCATCTTCGAGTACCGCGCCCCCGAGGCCCGCGACATCGTGCCCCTGTGCGGCAAGGGGATCACGAGGAGAGAGTGA
- a CDS encoding diguanylate cyclase: protein MPERMSRLLALCVDIDRTAIQTYKRLASEEPDERLRSCWERLAGEEEPHARYWSRLARTADEGLAPVLFDDPDQAIAELEEVASEVSRVAAGARASADSLQRARLSLRLELHLLHPAYATLLNLLDAFEEEAPKERRADHLDRFLIALRDYTRNDPDLELVAKAARQLWLRNRELLHAAQTDTLMGLYNYRGFWTAALPLASLAQRQRERVAVLMLDVDGLRAINDTLGHAAGDDVLRDVADALRDTLRDADVACRIGGDEFVALLVGVDDAGLQAVVKRLQDATAALSVSGRQVTVSIGVAGGLLEGDVTQGIEYFMRESERNMHAAKRERMAEGPACVSALGVC from the coding sequence ATGCCAGAGCGGATGTCGAGGCTGCTGGCTCTCTGCGTTGACATTGACCGCACAGCCATCCAGACCTACAAGCGATTGGCCTCCGAGGAGCCGGACGAGCGCCTGCGCTCCTGCTGGGAACGCCTGGCGGGCGAGGAAGAACCGCATGCCCGGTACTGGTCGCGTCTGGCCCGCACGGCCGACGAGGGCCTCGCGCCGGTGCTCTTCGACGACCCGGACCAGGCGATCGCCGAACTCGAGGAGGTGGCGAGCGAAGTCAGCCGGGTTGCCGCCGGAGCGCGGGCGTCGGCAGATTCGCTCCAGCGCGCCCGTCTGAGCCTGCGCCTCGAGCTCCACCTGCTGCACCCGGCCTACGCCACGCTGCTGAATCTGCTCGATGCGTTCGAGGAGGAGGCCCCCAAGGAGCGCCGCGCCGACCATCTCGACCGCTTTCTGATCGCGCTGCGGGATTACACCAGGAACGATCCCGATCTGGAGCTGGTGGCCAAGGCGGCGCGCCAGCTCTGGCTGCGCAACCGCGAACTCCTTCACGCGGCGCAGACCGATACCCTGATGGGGCTGTACAACTACCGCGGCTTCTGGACGGCGGCGCTGCCTCTCGCGAGCCTGGCGCAGCGGCAGAGGGAGCGGGTGGCCGTGCTGATGCTGGACGTGGACGGTTTGAGGGCGATCAACGACACGCTGGGCCATGCGGCCGGCGACGACGTGCTCCGGGACGTCGCGGACGCCCTGCGCGACACCCTGCGCGACGCCGACGTGGCCTGCCGCATCGGCGGCGATGAGTTCGTCGCGCTCCTCGTGGGGGTGGACGACGCAGGGCTGCAAGCCGTCGTGAAGCGCCTCCAGGATGCAACGGCGGCCCTCTCGGTCTCCGGGCGTCAGGTCACGGTCAGCATCGGCGTGGCGGGGGGGCTGCTGGAGGGCGATGTCACCCAGGGCATCGAGTACTTCATGCGGGAGAGCGAGAGAAACATGCACGCCGCGAAACGCGAGCGGATGGCCGAGGGGCCCGCGTGCGTAAGCGCGCTCGGGGTGTGCTGA
- a CDS encoding cation:proton antiporter: protein MHYLDETNLFLFLVQVILLLGLSRAAGILLSRVGQPAITGEVLVGVALGPTILGRVAPALRQAIFPDNPAQSGMLETLAWMGILFFLLQMGLETDFTAAWRQRREGALISLSDLVLPMLVAFVPCLLLPAAYVGDGGDRLLFALFVATIMTISALPVTARVMQDLNLYRSDTGLLILCALTINDVVGWIVFAVILGYATEGGMNLATVPFILAATVAFAVACLTLGRLATDRALAAFHRWGLPEPGTSLTFICLLGMLGGAITLQIGIHALFGFFIAGIMAGEAKALSEKTRHVIAQMVRAILVPLFFASIGLKVDFLAQFDLFLVVFILAIGVAGRFLGAWVGARLSGRPAGERHVIAVAHTPGGEMQIVVGILALEFHVISEAVFVAIVFGALASTLALGPWMKWALRGLRAEGVASFFARSALVPALRAASRDEAIRELCAVAARHLPEGDAEAIAAAALARENTMGTALGNGIAVPHARLATAPQPVVAVGLAPAGLEWNAPDGLPVRILFLVVTPTSEPVQQLRVLRTLAAAMGVAANREALLAAKDADAMWQVIRRLAAAPIATVGGNPAS from the coding sequence GTGCATTATCTCGACGAAACCAATCTCTTCCTGTTCCTCGTGCAGGTGATCCTTCTGCTGGGCCTGTCGCGGGCGGCGGGGATCCTCTTGTCGCGTGTGGGGCAGCCGGCGATCACGGGCGAGGTGCTGGTGGGGGTGGCCCTCGGCCCCACGATCCTCGGGCGGGTCGCCCCGGCGCTCCGCCAGGCCATCTTCCCCGATAACCCCGCCCAGTCGGGCATGCTTGAGACGCTCGCCTGGATGGGCATCCTGTTCTTCCTGCTCCAGATGGGGCTGGAAACCGATTTCACGGCGGCCTGGCGGCAGCGGCGCGAGGGGGCCCTCATCTCGCTGTCGGACCTCGTGCTGCCCATGCTGGTGGCCTTCGTGCCCTGCCTGCTGCTGCCGGCGGCCTATGTCGGCGATGGCGGCGATCGCCTTCTCTTCGCGCTCTTCGTGGCCACGATCATGACCATCAGCGCGCTGCCGGTGACGGCGCGGGTGATGCAGGACCTGAACCTGTACCGCAGCGACACCGGGCTGCTGATCCTGTGCGCGCTCACGATCAACGACGTGGTGGGCTGGATCGTGTTCGCCGTGATCCTGGGCTACGCGACCGAGGGCGGGATGAACCTCGCGACCGTGCCGTTCATTCTGGCCGCCACGGTGGCCTTCGCCGTGGCGTGCCTGACGCTGGGGCGGCTGGCCACGGACCGCGCGCTCGCCGCCTTCCATCGCTGGGGCCTGCCCGAGCCGGGCACGTCGCTCACCTTCATCTGCCTGCTCGGCATGCTGGGCGGCGCCATCACCCTCCAGATCGGCATCCACGCACTCTTCGGCTTCTTCATCGCCGGCATCATGGCCGGCGAGGCCAAGGCCCTGTCGGAGAAGACCCGCCACGTCATCGCGCAGATGGTGCGCGCCATCCTGGTCCCCCTGTTCTTCGCCTCGATCGGGCTGAAGGTGGACTTTCTGGCCCAGTTTGACCTCTTTCTGGTGGTGTTCATCCTGGCCATCGGGGTGGCGGGCCGCTTCCTGGGGGCGTGGGTGGGGGCGCGGCTGTCGGGCCGGCCGGCCGGCGAGCGCCACGTGATCGCCGTGGCCCATACGCCGGGCGGCGAGATGCAGATCGTCGTCGGCATCCTGGCTCTTGAGTTCCACGTGATCTCCGAGGCGGTCTTCGTGGCCATCGTGTTCGGCGCCCTGGCGTCCACCCTGGCCCTCGGCCCCTGGATGAAGTGGGCGCTGCGCGGCCTGCGCGCCGAGGGGGTGGCGTCCTTCTTCGCCCGCAGCGCCCTGGTGCCGGCGCTCCGGGCGGCTTCGCGCGACGAGGCGATCCGCGAGCTGTGCGCCGTGGCGGCGCGCCATCTGCCCGAGGGCGACGCCGAGGCCATCGCCGCCGCCGCGCTGGCGCGCGAGAACACCATGGGCACCGCGCTCGGCAACGGCATCGCCGTGCCCCACGCGCGCCTCGCCACTGCCCCGCAGCCTGTGGTGGCCGTTGGCCTGGCGCCGGCCGGCCTCGAGTGGAACGCCCCCGACGGCCTGCCCGTGCGCATCCTGTTCCTCGTCGTCACGCCGACCAGCGAGCCGGTCCAGCAGCTCCGAGTCCTGCGCACCCTGGCTGCGGCCATGGGCGTGGCGGCGAACCGCGAAGCCCTCCTCGCGGCGAAGGATGCCGATGCCATGTGGCAAGTCATCCGCAGGCTGGCCGCTGCCCCGATTGCTACGGTAGGCGGGAACCCGGCCAGTTGA